GAAAAAAGCGGTGTTCTGCTGGCGCGGGGGAATGCGAAGCAAAACAACGGCAACCGTATTGTCATTAATGGGCATTCATGCTTACAGACTTTCCGGCGGTTATCGTGCATACCGGCAGTGGGTCGTCCATACCTTGGGAACGATGTCGTTGCAGCCGGAAGCAGTTGTCATTCACGGAAATACGGGGAGCGGGAAGACGGCCCTTTTACGAAGATTGAAAGACCGGGGTTATCCGATATTGGATTTGGAAGCATTGGCCGGTCATCGCGGTTCCATATTCGGACAGATCGGGATGAAGGCGCATAATCAAAAGACATTTGACTCGTTACTTGTTGATGAGCTGATTCAATTACAGGAATCTCCGTACGTTTTATTCGAAGCTGAAAGCAAGCGAATCGGTAAAGTCGTGCTCCCGGAATTGTTGATTAATGCGAAAGAACAAGGGCATCACATTTGGATCGAAATGCCGATGGAAGCACGGATACGCACAATCCTGGAGGATTACCAGCCTTGGGAGCATCAAGAAGAATGCCTGCTTGCTTTCCGGCAGATCAAATCCCGTTTGCATACGCCGATCGCCGCGGAGATCGAAAGCTGCCTTAAAGAGGGGCGCTTCGAACGTGCAGTCGAGCTGCTTCTCATCTATTATTACGATCCTCGCTATAGTTATGCAGCCGAGCAGTACAAGCCTGAGGGCGCGACGATTCTGTCCGTCCAATCGGTCGATGAAGCACTGGCAGCAGTAGAACGGGTGCTTCAGACAATAAAGCCGGCTTCAGGTGACCTGAAAAGCCGTAATCCAATATAAAACAAAAACCCGGCCGCATGATGTCATGCGCCGGGTTTTTGCATTAAAATCTATAAGCTGTGTGCCTTACTTAAAATCGTCACCGGTTAAATAATTGTAGAACGGCCGGTCGACCCAGAACGTATAGGTCGAGACATGCGCCTCCGGGGCGATTTTGCGGAATCCGGCTGCGATCGATTCGGAGTCTTTGTTCAAGGAGAAGGACTGAGCGTAATACGGTCCGTCTCCGGTAATTTTATTGTTAGTAATGATATCATAGTCTTTGAGTTTGGTAAGTGAATAGTAAAGCGGCTGCCACCAAGAACCGGCGATAAGGCCCTTGGTATCGTCGCTGTTCTTCTTGGCGTATTGAAGAACGATCGGCTGGAAACGCTCTTTATCGGCCGCGCTTTTGAACTCGAACGAAATGTCGTATTCTTTCGCGGAAGCAATGTAGTTTCCGTTTGCCAGCTTTTTGTAACGGTTATCGTTATCGGGTGACGGCTCACCCCACTCCAGCAGGTGAACGAAGGCTGACGTTTTCGGCTCGAACTGTACCTTGGCGTCGATTCCTTCGCTGCGCAGGAGGCCGATCAGCTGGACGGCGTGTTTAATGTCGGAATGGCCATAAGTTATCGTAAGCGAATCGATAAAGTTGGGATCGTAACGGGAGTCTTTCAGATTGTATCCAGTCACAAGTCCCTGCTCGAGCGCATCGTTAACGACAGCTTCAAGCTCAGGCGCTTCAATAACGTCAGACGTGCGGTAGGAGTCGAACAGCTTGGCGTAAATGTCCGCGTCGCTCGTCCGGCCGATATAATGCTCATACAGCCCCTTTGTTGAGAGCACTTGACCGAGCAGCTGCTCCACGAAGGCTTTGGTGGCGGGCGCGCCGGGTTTCAACTCCTTGTAGTAGGCGGGCGCGACAAGTCCCGCATCAATGGCGGCAGCGACTTCCTGAGCGGCCGTCACCGACTGAAACACATCCGCCTTCAAATGAAGCTTCGTGAGACTGCTTGCCGTCTTCGACTGCGGGTAGGAGTAGGCGAGTTCGCTCAAATCTGCCGCTTTGACCGCGATAAATAGTGCTTGGAAGGCACTCAAAGTCCCTGACGCACGTACTTCAGAGCCGCTTAGAATACCGTTTCCGCGAAGTGCGGCGGCGGCTTCATAGAACGGGCTGGAAGCGTCCAAATCGCTGAATGCCACGGCTTCTGCGGGCGGCTTCAGCTGCAGGATGCGGGCGACGGTCTGAATATAATCGCCTTTGGTCGAGCGATCCGGCACAACGACTCCGAACTTTTCCTTCAGAAATAAGGGGTAATCCTGCTGAATGCCTTGTTCGGCCACGGCCGCCACGGGCGACGGGTTCAGCCCGGCGTGTGCCGCCGTTACAGAAACGGTCAGCAGCATTGAAACGGAAAGTACGGCTGCAGCCAGCCATCTGGGGTGCTTGTACGGTTTACGCATCCAAAAACCTCCCAAGAGAAGTTAATTCCGACTAAATAAATTGGAAATATTTACATCACTCTATCATCCGAATAAATCCCTTGTCAATATAATAAGATCATAACGCTGTAAACCTGGTCGACTTCCTTGAGCATGGATTAATTCTTCCGAAAACATGTCATCCGTTCAGAGAGCTTATAGTTTGTGGAGGTTGACAGACCTATGGCCGTTTTTCGAAATGGAAAGTATTCAATTATTCCGCAGTGATCGGTAATTGGATAATAAAGGTCGTGCCTTGACCGAATCGGCTTTCTACTTCAATGGTACCGTTATGGGCCAATACGAACTCCTTGGCGATCGCAAGTCCTAATCCCATGCCGCCGCTGTTGCGTGTGCGCGCTGCATCTG
This is a stretch of genomic DNA from Paenibacillus sp. sptzw28. It encodes these proteins:
- the mnmH gene encoding tRNA 2-selenouridine(34) synthase MnmH — its product is MFQDITLEEWADLRLRKELVPIDVRSPSEYAESTVPGSLNIPLFNDEERAEIGTIYKQVSVQAAKERGLEIVSAKLPAFIKQFAEINEKKAVFCWRGGMRSKTTATVLSLMGIHAYRLSGGYRAYRQWVVHTLGTMSLQPEAVVIHGNTGSGKTALLRRLKDRGYPILDLEALAGHRGSIFGQIGMKAHNQKTFDSLLVDELIQLQESPYVLFEAESKRIGKVVLPELLINAKEQGHHIWIEMPMEARIRTILEDYQPWEHQEECLLAFRQIKSRLHTPIAAEIESCLKEGRFERAVELLLIYYYDPRYSYAAEQYKPEGATILSVQSVDEALAAVERVLQTIKPASGDLKSRNPI